A stretch of DNA from Campylobacteraceae bacterium:
ACTCTACAATTACTGAGATTGCTAACAATTGCGGTTATGTTTCCCCTACATCATTTAGCAAAGCGTTTAAAAAGCGTTTTACATTTACCCCAAGTCAGTGGAGAAAAGGAGCTTTTAGAAACTTCACTAAAAACAAATTTGATATAAATGATAAATCCATAAAAAACTTTGAAGGCTTAGAGCCAAGAATAAAAGTAATTCCACAAAAAACATGTGTATATCTCAGACTCAAAGGCTATACTGAAGCGAATCTTATAAAAGTATGGCAAAGACTATTAGCTTTTGCATATCAATGTGACTTAAAAAACAATACTCATATAGGAATTTACCATGATAGTACTATTATGATTCCATACGAAGAGTGTAATTATATTGCAGCTCTTGAAGTAGATGAGAATTTTGAACCAAAAAACTCAATAAGCAAATTAAAAATTCATGAATCCTTGTGTGCTATTTTTCATTATGAAGGTAAATATGGAGACATAGAAAGACTTATGATATATATTTATCAATATTGGATGCCAAAGAGTGGATATGAAGTTATAACTTTGCCAGCTTATGCAGTATTTTCAAAAAACCACTATTTAGAAGAGAATGATACATTTATTTTAGATTTTCATGTTCCAATTAGAGTTGTTTGATTCATTCTTTTTGGCTACATCTTTAATTGCTCTATAACAAAATGGGGACAGTCACCTTTCTTGGTAAAAATAATAATGGTGACTGTCCCCATAGTTTTGTCCCCATAGTTTTATTGACATGACATTTAGAAGTATAAGAAAATCATATATGAGTTGATAAACAATTAGATTACTTTTTTAAATTTTTATCATTATTATTACAACAAGAACTATTTTTTCTTGAAATAGCGTAAACTGTTAGTAAAACAAAAAATCCCAATGCTGGGAATAATACGTAATCTAAGTATCCTACAATTGCACTAAGCCCAACTGTTGTTACAAGAATTACAAGAATGGGTGTAAAGCAGCAAAGTGCTATTAAAATAGTTCCAATAATTCCAGTTTTTAAGAGGTTTATTTTCATTTATTATCCTTTGATAGGTTTAGTTTTATATCTTCAAAAAATTCTGGAACAGTTTACCTAATTAACTAAATGATAAAATGCGTATACTTTCACTGGAATTTTCTCAAACAG
This window harbors:
- the merF gene encoding mercury resistance system transport protein MerF; the encoded protein is MKINLLKTGIIGTILIALCCFTPILVILVTTVGLSAIVGYLDYVLFPALGFFVLLTVYAISRKNSSCCNNNDKNLKK
- a CDS encoding AraC family transcriptional regulator — translated: MKRDTKHIRAQIVNKTLNYIYTNIDTDISLDELARLNSVSKYHFHKIFKEETGENIFVKITSIRLQKAANLLITDNYSTITEIANNCGYVSPTSFSKAFKKRFTFTPSQWRKGAFRNFTKNKFDINDKSIKNFEGLEPRIKVIPQKTCVYLRLKGYTEANLIKVWQRLLAFAYQCDLKNNTHIGIYHDSTIMIPYEECNYIAALEVDENFEPKNSISKLKIHESLCAIFHYEGKYGDIERLMIYIYQYWMPKSGYEVITLPAYAVFSKNHYLEENDTFILDFHVPIRVV